The Pseudomonas sp. MPC6 nucleotide sequence GGTAGCGGGCTCTGCACTGCTCTGCCTGCTCAGCGCCGGCCAGCTTTGGGCATTCAATCTGGATGATGTATCGGTCAAGGCAAAAGAGCTGGCCGGGCAGAAATACGAAGCCCCGCGCAGTAACCTGCCGAACGAATTCCGCGAGATGAAATTCGCGGACTATCAGAAAATTCGTTTCCGCACCGAGAAAGCCGAGTGGGCCGATCAGAAAACCCCGTTCAAGCTGTCGTTCTATCACCAGGGCATGCACTTCGATACTCCGGTGAAAATCAACGAAATCACGGCTAACACCGTCGAAGAGATCAAATACGACCCTGAACGGTTTGATTTTGGCGACGTCAAGTTCGACCCTAAAGCCACCGAACAACTGGGTTATGCCGGTTTCCGTGTGCTGTACCCGATCAACAAGGCCGACAAGCAAGACGAGATCATGACGATGCTCGGCGCGAGCTACTTCCGCGTGGTCGGCAAGGGGCATACCTATGGCTTGTCCGCCCGCGGCATGGCCATCGATACCGCGTTGCCGTCCGGCGAAGAGTTCCCGCGTTTCACCGAGTTCTGGATTCAGCAGCCAAGACCGGGTGACAAGCACCTGGTGATCTTCGCCCTGCTGGATTCGCCGCGCGCCACCGGTGCGTATCGCCTGACCCTGCGTCCGGGCAGCGATACCGTGGTCGACGTCAAGGCTAGAATGTTCCTGCGTGACAAAGTCACCAAGCTTGGCGTCGCGCCGTTGACCAGCATGTTCCTGTTCGGTGCCAACCAGCCGTCGAAGGTGCTGAACTACCGTCGCGAGCTGCATGACTCCAGCGGCCTGTCGATCCATGCCGGCAACGGCGAGTGGATCTGGCGCCCACTGAACAACCCGAAACACCTGGCTGTCAGCAACTTCTCCATCGAAAACCCGCGCGGTTTCGGTCTGCTGCAACGTGGCCGCGACTTCAGCCATTACGAAGACCTCGATGACCGCTACGACAAGCGCCCGAGTGCCTGGATCGAACCGAAAGGCGATTGGGGCAAGGGTTCTGTAGACCTGGTCGAGATTCCGACCGCCGACGAAACCAACGACAACATCGTGGCGTTCTGGAGCCCGGAAAAGCTGCCTGAGCCTGGCCAGCCGCTCGACGTTGCCTACCGCATGCACTGGACCATCGACGAAGCCGCCCTTCATGCGCCGGACAGCGCTTGGGTACAACAGACCCTGCGTTCCACCGGTGACGTGAAACAGTCCAACCTGATCCGTCAGCCCGATGGCAGCGTTGCCTACCTGGTGGACTTCGAAGGCCCGTCGCTGTTGGCATTGCCTGCAGATACGGAAGTTCGCAGCCAGGTCAGCGTTGGCGAGAATGCCGAGCTGGTCGAGAACAGCGTGCGCTACAACCCTGAAACCAAGGGCTGGCGCCTGACCCTGCGCATGAAGATCAAGGACCCGAGCAAGGCCACGGAAATGCGTGCAGCGCTGGTCAAGAACATCGTGACTGCCGACCTGGCCAAGGCCGTGCCGGCCTCCAACTCTTCCGTTGCCAAGGCCGACAAGGTCGCCGCCAAGCAGCAGGAGAAGCTGGACAAGGAAGCCAAGGACGCCAAGCAAGCTGAAGCCAAACAGGCCGAAGCCAAGCCTGTCGCGGATTCCAAGGACAAGGACAACAAAGACGCCAAGCAGCCTGCAGCTGCCGACGCGGCCCCAGTCACACCGGAATCGGCGCCGACTGAAGAAGTCCTGACCGAGACCTGGAGCTACCAGTTGCCTGCCGATGAGTAATTCTCAAGTACAGCCAGAGACGCTTGCCGAGTATCTGGCGCATTTACCGATGACCGACGAGCAGCGCGCGGAACTCGCGGGCTGCCAGTCCTTCAGCGAATTGCACGAACGCCTGTCGTCTTCGACGTTCGACGCACCGACCGAGGCTGCCCAAGCCTCGGTCGGGCGTCGCCTGACCCTGAACACCGCCGAAGAACTGGCGGACGCCGAAATGCTGGCGCTCGACGCCAGCGGCCGGGTCTGCCTGCGGGCGACCCCGCCGATTCGTCGGACCAAAGTCGTGCCGGAGCCGTGGCGCACCAATATTCTGGTACGTGGCTGGCGTCGCCTGACCGGCCGCACCAACCCGCCGAAGCCACCGAAAGACGAAAACGTGCTGCCGGCGGCTCGCTGGCGCACTGTCGGTTCGATCCGGCGTTACATTCTGTTGGTACTGATGCTCGGTCAGACCATCGTCGCCGGCTGGTACATGAAAGGCATCATGCCGTACCAGGGCTGGTCGTTCGTCGACCTGGATGAAGTCCTGCACCAGCCGTTCCTGCAAACCGTCACGCAAGTGCTGCCATATGCGCTGCAAACCAGCATCCTGATCCTGTTCGGGATTCTGTTCTGCTGGGTATCGGCCGGTTTCTGGACCGCATTGATGGGCTTCCTCGAGTTGCTCACCGGCCATGACAAATACCGGATTTCCGGTAAAAGCGCCGGTAACGAGCCGATTCCCAAGGACGCGCGCACCGCACTGGTCATGCCGATCTGCAACGAAGACGTGCCGCGGGTGTTTGCCGGTTTGCGAGCGACCTTCGAGTCGGTCGCTGCCACGGGTAACCTTGATCGCTTCGACTTCTTCGTGCTCAGCGACAGTAACGAAGCCGACATTTGCGTGGCCGAGCAACAAGCCTGGCTGGACGTCTGCCGCGAAGCCAAGGGCTTCGGCAAGATCTTCTATCGCCGCCGTCGCCGCCGCGTGAAACGTAAAAGCGGCAACCTCGACGACTTCTGCCGTCGTTGGGGGGGTGACTACAAATATATGGTCGTGCTCGACGCTGACTCGGTGATGAGCGGCGAATGCCTGACCAGCCTGGTGCGCTTGATGGAAGCCACGCCGGACGCCGGGATCATCCAGACC carries:
- a CDS encoding glucan biosynthesis protein — encoded protein: MIVSPCNAPKLSAKRLRSALVAGSALLCLLSAGQLWAFNLDDVSVKAKELAGQKYEAPRSNLPNEFREMKFADYQKIRFRTEKAEWADQKTPFKLSFYHQGMHFDTPVKINEITANTVEEIKYDPERFDFGDVKFDPKATEQLGYAGFRVLYPINKADKQDEIMTMLGASYFRVVGKGHTYGLSARGMAIDTALPSGEEFPRFTEFWIQQPRPGDKHLVIFALLDSPRATGAYRLTLRPGSDTVVDVKARMFLRDKVTKLGVAPLTSMFLFGANQPSKVLNYRRELHDSSGLSIHAGNGEWIWRPLNNPKHLAVSNFSIENPRGFGLLQRGRDFSHYEDLDDRYDKRPSAWIEPKGDWGKGSVDLVEIPTADETNDNIVAFWSPEKLPEPGQPLDVAYRMHWTIDEAALHAPDSAWVQQTLRSTGDVKQSNLIRQPDGSVAYLVDFEGPSLLALPADTEVRSQVSVGENAELVENSVRYNPETKGWRLTLRMKIKDPSKATEMRAALVKNIVTADLAKAVPASNSSVAKADKVAAKQQEKLDKEAKDAKQAEAKQAEAKPVADSKDKDNKDAKQPAAADAAPVTPESAPTEEVLTETWSYQLPADE